Proteins encoded by one window of Vibrio rumoiensis:
- a CDS encoding LacI family DNA-binding transcriptional regulator yields the protein MRVKSKKISVPTVYDVAELAGVSPSTVSRFLNRTTFVAPDKSQLIENAISTLGYKPSTRQGAKSVTRSMTLGVLIQSAESPFSSEILYGMEKAVTSRGYNLLIATGYWNNEAETKAMDKLIAQKVDGIMTLTGTLSDEQVNRYATSKPIVAIGRSMEGKNVTSIKVDNSIGAYMATNHLIQQGHSRIVHLQGIVSHSDAQQRLEGYKRALTDAGLPINERLIRRGEFEMKDSFDAVTRLIKEKQPFSAIFAANDQSAYGAMQALYQHGIRVPAQVSVVGFDDLILSSYFIPPLTTVKQPLEGIGQAAVFTLLDLINGNNQAHRVPPVELKVRDSTAPFSIS from the coding sequence ATTAGGGTGAAGAGTAAAAAAATATCCGTGCCAACGGTATATGATGTAGCGGAGCTGGCGGGTGTATCGCCAAGTACGGTATCTCGCTTTCTTAATCGCACCACATTTGTTGCGCCAGATAAAAGCCAACTGATCGAGAATGCGATTTCAACGTTAGGTTACAAGCCAAGTACGCGCCAAGGGGCAAAAAGTGTCACACGCAGTATGACACTTGGGGTGTTGATCCAAAGCGCCGAAAGCCCGTTTTCCAGTGAGATTCTTTATGGGATGGAAAAAGCCGTCACTAGCCGTGGCTATAATCTACTCATTGCAACCGGTTATTGGAATAATGAAGCTGAAACCAAAGCGATGGATAAGCTGATTGCTCAAAAAGTCGATGGCATTATGACTTTGACTGGCACGCTCAGTGATGAGCAAGTCAACCGTTATGCCACCAGTAAACCAATCGTGGCGATTGGGCGATCGATGGAAGGTAAAAACGTTACCTCAATTAAAGTTGATAATAGTATTGGGGCTTACATGGCGACCAATCACTTAATTCAGCAAGGGCATAGCCGCATTGTTCATTTGCAAGGGATTGTTAGTCATAGTGATGCTCAACAACGACTAGAAGGTTATAAGCGCGCATTGACTGATGCTGGTTTGCCGATTAACGAAAGACTGATCCGTCGTGGTGAGTTTGAAATGAAAGATTCTTTTGATGCGGTGACGCGTTTAATTAAAGAGAAACAGCCGTTTAGTGCTATTTTTGCCGCCAATGATCAAAGTGCCTACGGAGCAATGCAAGCTCTGTATCAACATGGCATCCGCGTTCCGGCTCAGGTTTCGGTGGTTGGTTTTGATGACCTCATCTTATCAAGTTACTTCATTCCACCACTCACAACGGTAAAACAACCATTAGAAGGGATTGGGCAAGCCGCCGTGTTTACTTTGCTTGATTTAATTAATGGTAATAACCAAGCGCATCGAGTGCCACCAGTTGAGTTAAAAGTGCGCGATTCGACCGCACCGTTTTCGATTAGCTAG
- the oppD gene encoding ABC transporter ATP-binding protein, translating into MSNLLDVQDLRVEFKTQDGMVTAVNDLSFSIKQGETLGIVGESGSGKSQTVFAIMGLLAKNGVISGSAKFEGKEILNLPEKELNKIRAEEIAMIFQDPMTSLNPYMKVSEQLMEVLMLHKGMGKTEAFEESVRMLEAVKIPEARKRINMYPHEFSGGMRQRVMIAMALLCRPKLLIADEPTTALDVTVQAQIMDLLNELKDEFNTAIIMITHDLGVVAGSCEKVLVMYAGRTMEYGSVDEIFYKPSHPYSEGLLRAIPRLDTEGEELPTIPGNPPNLLRLPTGCPYQERCHRVTDRCRKEAPQLLPFGEDRFRACFSEWETWKS; encoded by the coding sequence ATGAGTAATTTATTAGATGTACAAGACTTAAGGGTTGAGTTTAAAACCCAAGACGGCATGGTTACTGCGGTTAACGATTTAAGCTTTTCAATCAAGCAAGGGGAAACGCTTGGCATTGTGGGTGAATCAGGTTCGGGTAAATCTCAAACCGTGTTTGCCATCATGGGCTTGCTGGCGAAAAACGGAGTGATCAGCGGCAGTGCTAAATTTGAAGGTAAAGAAATCTTAAATTTGCCAGAAAAAGAGCTCAATAAGATTCGCGCAGAAGAAATTGCGATGATTTTCCAAGACCCAATGACCTCACTTAACCCATATATGAAGGTGAGTGAGCAGTTAATGGAAGTGTTGATGCTGCATAAAGGCATGGGCAAAACCGAAGCGTTTGAAGAGTCGGTCCGTATGCTTGAAGCGGTGAAAATTCCTGAAGCGCGTAAGCGTATCAATATGTACCCACATGAGTTTTCAGGTGGTATGCGTCAGCGTGTCATGATTGCGATGGCTTTGCTTTGCCGTCCAAAACTATTGATTGCCGATGAACCTACCACAGCGCTGGATGTAACAGTACAAGCGCAAATCATGGATTTATTGAATGAGCTAAAAGACGAATTCAATACGGCGATTATTATGATTACCCACGATTTAGGCGTGGTCGCTGGCTCATGCGAAAAAGTCCTTGTAATGTATGCTGGGCGTACAATGGAATACGGTTCGGTAGATGAAATATTCTACAAGCCAAGTCACCCATACAGTGAAGGTCTACTACGTGCGATTCCTCGCCTTGATACCGAAGGCGAAGAATTACCAACCATTCCAGGTAACCCACCAAACTTGCTACGTTTGCCAACGGGCTGTCCGTATCAAGAGCGTTGTCACCGTGTTACCGATCGTTGTCGCAAAGAAGCACCACAACTTTTACCATTTGGTGAAGACCGTTTCCGTGCTTGTTTTTCTGAATGGGAGACTTGGAAGTCATGA
- the oppF gene encoding murein tripeptide/oligopeptide ABC transporter ATP binding protein OppF, producing MSITNEVKTEQPSIVEPKAKIEKVALADKNLLLDIKDLKVHFNIASKSAWPWSKPAKLKAVDGVNVRLYEGETLGVVGESGCGKSTFARAIVGLVEATEGEVLWLGQDLTRMQAVQKREKRKEIQMIFQDPLASLNPRMTVGDIIAEPLVTFYPKLSKAEVKAKVKAMMDKVGLLPNVINRYPHEFSGGQCQRIGIARALILNPKMIICDEPVSALDVSIQAQVVNLLKELQRELGLSLVFIAHDLSVVKHISDRVLVMYLGNAVELGESDALFANPKHPYTKALMSAVPIPDPKKERAKVIQMLEGDLPSPINPPSGCVFRTRCPIATAQCAEQKPQIKGTDVHAVSCLLVD from the coding sequence ATGAGCATTACAAACGAAGTAAAAACAGAGCAACCAAGCATTGTTGAACCAAAAGCGAAAATTGAAAAAGTGGCGCTTGCTGACAAAAATTTACTGCTGGATATTAAAGATTTAAAAGTTCACTTCAATATCGCCTCAAAATCAGCTTGGCCTTGGTCAAAACCCGCTAAATTAAAAGCGGTAGACGGTGTTAATGTACGCTTGTACGAAGGTGAGACTCTTGGCGTAGTCGGCGAGTCTGGTTGTGGTAAATCCACATTTGCACGCGCGATTGTTGGCTTAGTGGAAGCAACGGAAGGTGAAGTGCTGTGGTTAGGCCAAGACCTCACTCGTATGCAAGCGGTACAAAAGCGTGAAAAGCGTAAAGAAATTCAAATGATTTTCCAAGATCCACTGGCTTCGCTTAACCCGCGAATGACGGTGGGAGACATCATCGCCGAGCCTTTAGTCACGTTTTATCCAAAACTGTCTAAAGCGGAAGTGAAAGCCAAAGTGAAAGCGATGATGGATAAAGTAGGTCTATTGCCAAACGTGATTAACCGCTACCCGCATGAATTTTCAGGGGGGCAGTGTCAGCGTATTGGTATCGCGCGCGCACTTATTTTGAACCCGAAAATGATCATCTGTGACGAGCCAGTTTCCGCCCTTGATGTATCGATTCAGGCTCAGGTTGTGAATCTACTCAAAGAGCTGCAACGTGAGTTGGGCTTGAGCTTAGTGTTTATTGCCCATGATCTATCGGTAGTAAAACACATCTCAGATCGCGTATTGGTGATGTATCTAGGTAATGCAGTAGAACTGGGTGAGTCGGATGCATTATTTGCCAATCCAAAACATCCATACACCAAAGCTTTGATGTCAGCCGTACCGATCCCAGATCCTAAAAAAGAACGCGCCAAAGTGATTCAAATGCTGGAAGGGGATTTGCCATCGCCGATCAACCCACCATCGGGCTGTGTGTTTAGAACTCGTTGTCCAATTGCAACCGCGCAATGTGCCGAGCAAAAGCCACAGATCAAAGGGACGGACGTTCACGCGGTATCGTGTTTGCTGGTGGATTAG
- the ltrA gene encoding group II intron reverse transcriptase/maturase, translating into MESICEPANLNEALRRVKSNKGCAGVDKLNIEATINLLKQNGNGQQLRQSIIDGSYQPQPVLGVEIPKSSGGFRQLGIPTVIDRMVQQAIVIKLTEILEPTFSSNSFGFRPNRSAHDALVQGSYYIRKGKSFVVDIDLEKYFDTVNHDRLMHRLSKQIEDKRVLKLIRRYLQSGLMRNGLMEKRQKGTPQGGPLSPLLSNVVLDELDKELERRGHKFCRYADDCQIYVGSQAAAERVKASITSYLEGKLKLKVNREKSAATRIENRRYLSHRFKSNGEIQISPEALTRMKRRVRQITKRNRGRELSRIIKELTQYLRGWQHYFKLALRKRVMTNLDSWIRRRLRCYRLKQRKRKYSIATWLQNNGVSERNAWKIAMSDKGWWKLSRTPQVNHAMSNVRFTEMGLYSLLDGYDILKMYSEPPYATHACAVV; encoded by the coding sequence CTGGAGAGCATCTGCGAACCAGCTAATCTGAACGAAGCACTACGCCGAGTCAAAAGCAATAAAGGTTGTGCGGGTGTCGATAAACTCAACATTGAAGCAACCATTAATCTGCTCAAGCAAAACGGAAATGGTCAGCAACTGCGACAATCTATTATAGATGGTAGTTACCAACCACAACCCGTACTAGGTGTAGAGATACCGAAATCCTCTGGAGGATTTCGACAGCTTGGGATCCCGACAGTGATCGATCGTATGGTTCAACAAGCCATCGTGATTAAACTAACGGAGATCCTTGAGCCAACATTTTCTTCAAATAGTTTTGGCTTTCGCCCGAACCGAAGTGCACACGATGCACTTGTTCAAGGAAGCTATTACATTCGAAAAGGGAAAAGCTTTGTCGTTGATATCGATTTAGAAAAGTACTTTGATACTGTGAACCACGATCGGCTCATGCATCGTTTATCCAAACAAATTGAGGATAAACGGGTATTAAAACTAATTAGAAGATATCTACAATCTGGCCTGATGCGAAATGGTTTAATGGAGAAGAGGCAAAAGGGAACACCACAAGGTGGTCCCTTGTCTCCGCTACTATCAAACGTTGTATTAGATGAGCTTGATAAAGAGCTAGAAAGAAGAGGCCATAAGTTTTGTCGATATGCAGACGACTGCCAAATTTATGTCGGTAGTCAGGCAGCAGCAGAGCGGGTAAAAGCCTCAATAACGTCCTACTTGGAAGGCAAGTTAAAACTCAAGGTAAACCGAGAGAAAAGTGCAGCCACCCGAATAGAAAATAGACGCTATTTAAGCCACCGTTTCAAGAGCAATGGTGAAATTCAAATTTCACCAGAAGCCCTAACTCGAATGAAAAGACGAGTTAGACAAATAACGAAGCGGAACAGAGGAAGGGAGTTATCTCGTATAATCAAGGAGCTAACTCAATACCTCAGAGGTTGGCAGCATTACTTCAAACTAGCACTGAGGAAAAGAGTAATGACAAACCTAGACAGTTGGATAAGACGCCGACTGCGGTGCTACCGCCTAAAACAACGTAAGCGAAAATACAGCATAGCGACATGGCTTCAAAATAATGGAGTGAGTGAACGTAATGCTTGGAAAATCGCCATGTCAGATAAAGGTTGGTGGAAGTTATCACGTACACCTCAAGTAAATCATGCCATGTCAAATGTCAGATTCACTGAGATGGGGTTATATTCGTTACTAGATGGATATGACATACTGAAAATGTATTCGGAACCGCCGTATGCGACCCACGCTTGTGCGGTGGTGTGA
- the oppB gene encoding oligopeptide ABC transporter permease OppB has protein sequence MFKFIFKRLIEAIPTLLVLITVSFFLMRFAPGNPFSSERPLPPEVMANINAKYGLDKPVLVQYTTYLTNILQGDFGPSFKYQDYTVNELVYAALPVSAKVGFFAFIFTLIAGVGVGTIAALRQNTWIDYTIMSTAMLGVVMPSFVLAPVLIYIFSINLGWFPAGGWKDGGFQYLFLPMVGMSLLYVATFARITRGSMIETLNSNFIRTARAKGLSYKYIVFKHALKPALLPVVSYMGPAFVGIITGSVVIETIFGLPGIGKLFVNAAFNRDYSLVMGITILIGFLFILFNAIVDVLLAYIDPKIRY, from the coding sequence ATGTTTAAATTCATTTTTAAAAGGCTGATCGAAGCAATACCAACCTTATTGGTATTGATTACGGTGTCTTTCTTCCTAATGCGCTTTGCTCCAGGTAACCCGTTCTCAAGTGAGCGTCCGTTGCCTCCTGAAGTGATGGCAAATATTAATGCTAAATATGGCTTAGATAAGCCGGTTTTAGTGCAATACACCACTTATTTGACCAATATTCTCCAAGGTGATTTTGGCCCTTCATTTAAGTACCAAGATTACACCGTGAATGAGTTGGTTTACGCGGCTCTTCCGGTTTCGGCTAAAGTTGGCTTTTTTGCCTTTATCTTTACTCTTATTGCCGGGGTCGGGGTCGGAACCATTGCGGCTCTGCGGCAAAATACCTGGATCGATTACACCATTATGTCCACTGCGATGCTCGGGGTGGTGATGCCCTCATTCGTACTTGCGCCTGTATTAATTTATATCTTTTCTATTAACTTAGGTTGGTTCCCAGCGGGTGGTTGGAAAGATGGTGGCTTCCAGTACCTATTCTTACCGATGGTGGGGATGTCTTTATTGTACGTTGCGACATTTGCTCGTATTACTCGCGGTAGCATGATTGAAACCTTAAACAGTAACTTTATTCGTACTGCCCGCGCCAAAGGGTTGAGCTATAAATATATTGTGTTTAAACATGCTTTAAAGCCTGCGTTACTTCCTGTGGTGTCTTATATGGGACCTGCGTTTGTCGGTATCATTACCGGTTCGGTGGTAATCGAAACCATTTTCGGCCTGCCGGGAATTGGTAAGCTGTTCGTGAATGCGGCGTTTAACCGTGATTATTCATTAGTGATGGGGATAACCATATTAATTGGTTTCCTATTCATTCTTTTCAATGCCATTGTCGATGTACTACTGGCTTATATTGATCCGAAAATTCGCTACTAA
- the oppC gene encoding oligopeptide ABC transporter permease OppC → MLTKKENLEAIEKFSENLEIEGRSLWQDARIRFMRNKAAMVSLVILALITLSVIFLPMFAHFAYDDTDWYALQAAPSAEHVFGTDSLGRDLYVRTLMGGRISLMVGVLGAFVAVLIGTLYGAASGFIGGKVDRIMMRILEILYAVPFMFLVIVLVTFFGRNIILIFVAIGAIAWLDMARIVRGQTLSLRNKEFIEAAHVCGVSNWKIITRHIVPNVLGIVAVYSTLLVPSMILTESFLSFLGLGVQEPMTSWGALLQEGAQTMEIAIWQLGFPAAFMVVTLFCFNYVGDGLRDALDPKDR, encoded by the coding sequence ATGTTAACGAAAAAAGAAAATTTAGAGGCGATCGAAAAGTTCTCTGAGAACTTAGAAATTGAAGGTCGTAGCCTTTGGCAAGATGCTCGTATTCGCTTTATGCGCAATAAAGCCGCGATGGTGAGCTTGGTTATTTTGGCATTGATTACTTTATCGGTGATCTTCCTACCAATGTTCGCGCATTTTGCTTATGACGATACAGATTGGTATGCCTTACAAGCGGCGCCCTCTGCTGAACATGTATTTGGCACAGACAGCCTAGGTCGAGACTTGTACGTTCGAACCTTAATGGGGGGACGAATTTCATTGATGGTCGGTGTGTTAGGGGCATTCGTTGCGGTATTAATTGGTACGCTTTACGGTGCAGCCTCTGGCTTCATTGGTGGTAAGGTCGATCGTATTATGATGCGTATTTTGGAAATTCTATACGCCGTACCGTTCATGTTCTTAGTTATTGTACTGGTGACGTTTTTTGGCCGTAACATCATTTTAATCTTTGTGGCGATCGGGGCCATTGCTTGGCTTGATATGGCACGTATTGTTCGTGGCCAAACATTGAGCTTACGTAATAAAGAGTTCATTGAAGCGGCGCATGTGTGTGGTGTCAGTAACTGGAAAATCATTACTCGTCACATTGTGCCAAACGTACTCGGTATCGTTGCTGTATATTCAACGCTATTGGTACCAAGCATGATTCTTACCGAGTCATTCTTATCTTTCCTTGGGTTAGGTGTTCAAGAGCCTATGACCAGTTGGGGAGCGTTATTGCAAGAGGGTGCACAAACCATGGAGATTGCGATTTGGCAACTTGGTTTCCCTGCGGCCTTCATGGTTGTCACGCTGTTCTGCTTTAACTATGTCGGCGATGGTCTGCGCGATGCGCTGGATCCAAAAGACCGTTAA